Proteins from a single region of Anastrepha ludens isolate Willacy chromosome 5, idAnaLude1.1, whole genome shotgun sequence:
- the LOC128863824 gene encoding sushi, von Willebrand factor type A, EGF and pentraxin domain-containing protein 1 isoform X2 translates to MSSSTAASLKWLSAIYFLVLLAITSTTTKTYATIEEGFSCPNGWELRGLNCYKYFNIKHSWEKSAELCRRYGADLVAIDTYAENNSTLAIARSNDPNRRASDKYWLGLASLDDLRTNTLESASGALISQYSGFWSLKQPDPMSGECVAATFASRMQSWGLDTCESLLPFMCRAPACPQNSIHCSNGLCVNQAFKCDGSDDCGDGSDELDCPAQCHYHMQSGGDVIETPNYPHKYAAMSKCKWTLEGPLGSNIILQFQDFETEKTFDTVQVLVGGRTEDKSVSLATLSGKLDLTMQPFVSASNFMIVKFTTDGSVERKGFRATWKTEAKNCGGVLKANLQRQTLTSPNYPKQYPGGLECLYIIKAQPGRIISIEVDDLDVAEGRDVLLIRDGESPMSRPIARLTGSAEDNEKVIISTGNALYLYFKSSLGESGKGFSLRYIQGCKATITERNGTVTSPAYGLEPYPKNQECYFTIRNPSGSPLSLKFDKFMVHKSDFVQVYDGSSTAGLRLHSGDGFTGTVAPKLTLTASSGEMLIKFTSDALHNAAGWSATFSADCPELKPGIGALASSRDTAFGTVVTFTCPIGQEFATGKNKIVTECMKGGNWSVSYIPKCQEVYCGPVPQIDNGFSIGSSNVTYRGIAMYQCYAGFAFASGAPIEKISCLPDGRWERTPTCMASQCSPLPEVPHANVTLLNGGGRSYGTIVQYECESGYERTGHPVLICMSNGTWSDDVPRCTRKRCYEYPKIDNGFVVDAARPYYFGDDARVQCYKGYKLIGSNIIRCNSEQIFENPPTCEDINECTSTQCDLATTECMNTNGSFHCQCRTGFAPTPECRPVGDLGLANGGIPDDSIMTSSSEEGYTKSFVRLNSAGWCGALVEPGANWILIDLKAPTILRGFRTMSVQRFDSNVAFTSAVRLQYTDDLTDVFKDYTNPDGTAVEFRILEPTLSILNLPMPIEARYIRFRIQDYVGAPCIRMELMGCTRLDCVDINECAKNNGGCDQKCVNSPGGYACSCNTGYQLFTGNGTAGFSIERSETGERDGDSYQRNKTCVPLMCPPLLEPENGKLLTDKNDHHFGDIVRFQCSFGYIMSGSAAVLCLSNGQWNATVPECNYAKCVSLPDDKLEGLSVERPDPESVLVPFRDNVTITCSSPGRKLRNTATSGFRQCVYDPKPGLPDYWLSGSQPSCPRVDCYQPMSTPGAEYGQFVDTRFQSSFFFGCQHTFKLAGQTSRHDNVVRCQSDGIWDFGDLRCEGPVCEDPGRPSDGRQIARSYEQGSEVYFGCNRPGYILINPRPITCIREPECRVIKPLGVTSGKIPDSAINATSERPNYEARNIRLNSATGWCGKQEAFTYVSVDLGQIHRVKAILVKGVVTNDIVGRPTEIRFFYKQAESENYVVYFPNFNLTMRDPGNYGELAMITLPKYVQARFVILGIVSYMDNACLKFELMGCEEPKKEPLLGYDYGYSPCVDNEPPIFQNCPQQPIIVRRDENGAVLPVNFTEPSAVDNSGSIARLEVKPQNFKTPSYVFKDTVVKYVAFDYDGNVAICEINITVPDVTPPLLQCPQSYVIELVDRQESYNVNFNDTRKRIKSSDDSGEVRLTYTPEHAVITIGNYENVTVTATDKFNNRAYCYFQVSVQASPCVDWELQPPANGAINCLPGDRGIECIATCKPGFRFTDGEPLKSFSCETSRLWKPTSVVPDCVSENTEQADYQVTATVTYRANGAVAQSCLGQYQDMLSQHYSGLNRLLSQRCSAVNVNMNVSFVKSVPSLLEENVVKMDFILSILPAVRQPQLYELCGSTLNLIFDLSVPYASAVIDSLLNISNIGNQCPPLRALKSNISRGFTCSIGEVLNMDTSDVPRCLHCPAGTYVITGQSVCTNCPRGYYQNRDRQGTCLRCPAGTYTKEEGSKALSDCIPVCGYGTYSPTGLVPCLECPRNSYTAEPPTGGFKDCTACAQNSYTFQPAASTKDLCRQKCAPGFYSYTGLSPCSPCPLNYYQSAVGAQTCNECPTNMRTDGPGAKGREECKPVVCGESACLHGGLCVPMGHGVQCFCPAGFSGRRCEIDIDECASQPCYNGGSCTDLPQGYRCECPAGYSGINCQEEVSDCGNDTCPARAMCKNEPGYKNFTCLCRSGYTGADCDVTIDPCTANGNPCTNGASCLALQQGRYKCDCLPGWEGIHCEQNINDCAENPCLLGANCTDLVNDFQCSCPPGFTGKRCEEKIDLCLSEPCKHGTCADRLFEHECVCHPGWSGDGCDINIDDCAASPCANDGVCVDLVNGYSCSCEPGYTGKNCQHTIDDCESNPCQNGATCVDQLDGFTCKCRPGFVGLSCEAEIDECLSDPCNPVGTERCLDLDNKFECVCREGFTGSFCETDIDDCETNPCLNGGQCRDRVGSFECTCADGWRGERCERQITSCGGQSPCQNDANCIDLFQDYFCVCPSGTDGKNCETAPERCIGNPCMHGGMCQDYGSGLNCTCPADFSGIGCQYEFDACDANVCQNEATCIDHGNGYTCACPPGYTGKNCEEDIIDCKDNSCPPGATCIDLTNGFYCQCAFNMTGDDCRKTIQVDYDLYFSDPLRSTAAQVVPFYTGESNSLTIAMWVQFAQKDDTGIFFTLYGVQSAHIANNRRLLLQAHSSGVQVSIFEDLPDAFLSFGEYTSVNDGQWHHVAILWDGVSGQLQLITEGLIASKMEYGGGRAMPQYAWAVLGRPQPDDTKHSASYADSGFQGTITKTQVWGRALDITSEIQKQVRDCRSEPVLYHGLILNWAGYEVTSGGVERTVPSMCGQRKCPNGYQGPNCQQLVVDKEAPVVEHCPGDLWVIAKNGSAVVTWDEPHFSDNIGVTKIVERNGHRPGTTLLWGSYDITYLASDAAGNTATCSFKISLLSEFCPPLADPVGGVQVCKDWGAGGQFKVCEISCNPGLRFSEEVPDFYTCGAEGFWRPTREPFMPLVYPSCSPAKPAQRVFRIKMLFPSDVLCNKAGQGVLRQKVTNSVNALNRDWNFCSYSVEGTRECKDIKIDVKCDHYRAAQGQRVSRQVKDGGVYVMEAEIPVLNDPVIHSTTGERSTVKNLLEKLILEDDQFAVQDILPNTVPDPASLELGSEYACPVGQVVMIPDCVPCAIGTYYDTANKTCVACERGTYQSEAGQLQCSKCPVIAGRPGVTAGPGARSAADCKERCPAGKYFDSDTGLCRSCGHGFYQPNEGAFSCELCGLGQTTRSSEATSRKECRDECNSGQQLGVDGRCEPCPRGTYRTQGVQPSCVGCPLGRTTPKVGANSVEECTLPVCSPGTYLNGTLNMCVECRKGYYQSESQQTSCIQCPPNHSTKITGATAKSECTNPCEHIAEGRPHCDPNAYCILVPQTSDFKCECKPGFNGTGMECTDMCEGYCENSGTCVKDLKGTPSCRCIGSFTGPHCAERSEFAYIAGGIAGAVIFIIVIVLLIWMICVRSTKRRDPKKMLTPAIDQTGSQVNFYYGAHTPYAESIAPSHHSTYAHYYDDEEDGWEMPNFYNEAYIKDGGGLHGGKMSTLARSNASLYGTKEDLYDRLKRHAYTGKKEKSDSDSEVQ, encoded by the exons ATATGGCGCCGATCTTGTGGCAATCGACACGTATGCGGAGAATAACAGTACACTGGCGATTGCGCGTAGCAATGATCCGAACCGCCGTGCTTCCGACAAATACTGGCTGGGTCTGGCCTCGCTTGATGATCTGCGCACCAATACACTGGAGTCTGCCTCGGGCGCACTCATCTCTCAATACTCTGGTTTCTGGTCGCTCAAACAACCCGATCCCATGTCCGGTGAGTGTGTAGCCGCTACATTTGCTTCGCGCATGCAATCCTGGGGTCTTGACACTTGCGAAAGTCTACTTCCCTTCATGTGTCGCGCACCCGCTTGTCCGCAAAACTCCATACATTGTTCGAATGGCTTGTGCGTCAATCAGGCATTCAAGTGTGACGGCTCGGATGATTGTGGTGATGGCTCCGATGAGTTGGACTGCCCGGCGCAGTGTCATTACCATATGCAATCGGGCGGCGATGTGATTGAGACACCCAATTATCCGCATAAATATGCCGCGATGAGCAAGTGTAAGTGGACGCTGGAGGGTCCATTGGGCAGCAATATTATATTGCAGTTCCAGGATTTTGAAACGGAAAAGACATTCGATACCGTACAAGTGTTGGTAGGTGGACGCACTGAAGACAAGTCGGTATCGCTTGCAACGCTGAGCGGCAAGCTGGATTTGACTATGCAACCATTTGTGTCTGCGTCCAACTTCATGATCGTGAAGTTTACTACTGATGGTAGCGTGGAGCGCAAAGGTTTTCGCGCCACCTGGAAGACAGAGGCGAAAAATTGTGGCGGCGTGTTGAAGGCGAACCTGCAGCGTCAAACTTTGACCAGTCCCAATTATCCCAAACAATACCCTGGCGGTTTGGAGTGCTTGTACATAATCAAAGCTCAACCGGGACGCATAATTTCCATTGAAGTGGATGATTTGGATGTGGCTGAAGGGCGCGATGTGCTGCTGATACGTGATGGTGAATCGCCAATGAGCCGCCCCATTGCGCGTCTGACGGGCAGCGCTGAGGACAACGAGAAAGTTATTATCTCCACCGGCAATGCGTTGTATTTGTACTTCAAGTCGAGTCTTGGTGAGTCTGGCAAGGGCTTCAGTTTGCGCTACATACAAGGCTGCAAAGCCACGATTACAGAGCGTAATGGCACGGTCACCTCGCcggcttatgggctggagcctTATCCGAAAAATCAGGAATGCTACTTTACCATACGCAATCCGAGCGGCTCACCACTATCGCTGAAATTCGATAAATTCATGGTGCACAAGAGCGATTTCGTGCAAGTATATGATGGCTCGTCTACAGCGGGTCTGCGTTTGCACTCGGGCGATGGTTTCACTGGCACAGTGGCGCCAAAACTCACCTTGACGGCTTCTTCAGGAGAGATGCTGATAAAATTCACTTCGGATGCGCTGCATAACGCGGCGGG CTGGTCCGCAACTTTCTCCGCTGACTGTCCTGAGTTGAAACCCGGCATTGGCGCTTTGGCTTCGAGTCGCGACACCGCCTTTGGCACTGTGGTGACATTCACTTGCCCAATTGGACAAGAGTTCGCTACTGGCAAGAATAAAATCGTTACCGAGTGTATGAAGGGTGGCAACTGGAGTGTCTCTTACATACCGAAATGCCAAG AGGTTTACTGTGGTCCAGTCCCACAAATCGACAACGGATTTTCGATTGGCTCCTCAAATGTCACATATCGTGGCATAGCCATGTACCAGTGTTATGCGGGCTTCGCTTTCGCCTCTGGCGCACCCATCGAAAAGATTTCCTGCTTACCCGACGGCCGTTGGGAGCGCACACCCACCTGCATGGCATCACAGTGCTCTCCACTGCCTGAAGTGCCGCACGCCAATGTGACACTACTCAACGGCGGTGGACGCAGCTATGGCACCATCGTTCAATACGAATGCGAATCTGGCTACGAACGCACAGGTCACCCAGTGCTGATTTGCATGTCTAACGGCACTTGGAGCGATGATGTGCCACGTTGTACGCGCAAGCGTTGCTATGAATATCCGAAAATCGATAATGGTTTTGTGGTAGATGCGGCACGTCCTTACTACTTTGGCGACGATGCGCGCGTGCAATGCTACAAAGGTTACAAACTGATCGGCAGTAATATTATACGCTGTAATTCTGAGCAAATCTTCGAGAATCCACCAACGTGCGAGGATATCAACGAGTGCACATCGACACAATGTGACTTGGCGACGACGGAGTGCATGAACACGAACGGCTCCTTTCATTGTCAATGTCGTACTGGTTTTGCCCCAACGCCTGAGTGTCGTCCAGTAGGTGACTTAGGCTTAGCTAATGGTGGCATACCGGATGACAGCATAATGACTTCGTCCAGTGAAGAGGGTTATACGAAGAGTTTTGTGCGTCTTAACTCTGCTGGTTGGTGCGGAGCTCTAGTCGAACCGGGCGCAAACTGGATTTTGATCGATCTCAAAGCGCCTACTATTTTACGTGGCTTCCGCACAATGTCTGTGCAACGTTTCGACAGCAATGTGGCATTTACCTCGGCTGTGCGGCTGCAATACACCGACGATCTGACTGATGTATTTAAGGACTACACAAATCCCGATGGCACGGCTGTGGAGTTCCGCATACTGGAACCTACTCTGTCGATTCTGAATCTACCGATGCCGATTGAAGCGCGTTACATTCGCTTCCGCATACAGGATTACGTGGGCGCGCCATGCATACGCATGGAATTGATGGGTTGTACGCGTTTGGATTGTGTGGATATTAACGAATGTGCGAAGAACAATGGCGGCTGCGATCAGAAATGTGTGAATTCGCCTGGCGGTTATGCTTGCTCTTGCAACACAGGCTACCAACTTTTCACTGGCAATGGCACAGCCGGCTTCAGCATTGAACGTTCGGAGACTGGCGAACGCGATGGCGACTCTTATCAGCGCAACAAGACTTGCGTGCCACTTATGTGCCCACCATTGCTGGAACCAGAGAACGGTAAACTGTTAACCGACAAGAACGATCATCACTTCGGCGATATTGTAAGATTCCAGTGCAGCTTCGGCTATATTATGTCGGGTAGTGCGGCGGTGCTGTGTCTCTCGAATGGCCAATGGAATGCAACGGTGCCAGAGTGCAACT ATGCCAAATGTGTCTCTCTGCCCGATGACAAACTAGAGGGTCTTTCTGTTGAACGCCCTGATCCCGAATCCGTGTTGGTGCCGTTCCGTGACAATGTCACCATCACTTGCAGTTCACCTGGCCGCAAATTACGCAACACTGCCACGTCAGGTTTTCGTCAGTGCGTGTACGATCCCAAGCCCGGTTTACCCGACTACTGGCTTTCTGGCTCGCAGCCCTCTTGTCCGCGCGTTGACTGTTATCAGCCAATGTCAACGCCTGGCGCTGAGTATGGTCAGTTCGTAGATACACGTTTCCAGAGCTCATTCTTCTTCGGCTGCCAGCATACTTTTAAATTAGCTGGCCAAACATCACGCCACGACAATGTTGTACGTTGTCAGTCCGATGGCATCTGGGACTTTGGAGACTTGCGCTGCGAAGGTCCTGTTTGCGAAGATCCTGGCCGGCCCAGCGATGGACGTCAAATAGCGCGCAGTTACGAGCAGGGCTCAGAAGTGTACTTCGGCTGCAATCGTCCCGGTTATATACTAATCAATCCACGTCCAATCACCTGTATACGCGAACCTGAGTGTAGAGTCATCAAGCCATTGGGTGTGACTTCCGGCAAAATACCTGACTCAGCAATTAATGCCACCTCCGAACGTCCGAACTACGAAGCAAGAAATATACGTTTGAATTCCGCTACTGGTTGGTGTGGCAAGCAGGAAGCTTTCACCTACGTGAGCGTTGACTTGGGACAGATACATCGCGTCAAGGCGATTTTGGTTAAGGGCGTGGTCACCAATGACATTGTTGGTCGTCCTACCGAAATACGTTTCTTCTATAAGCAGGCAGAAAGTGAGAACTACGTTGTTTATTTCCCCAACTTCAACCTAACTATGCGCGATCCCGGTAACTATGGTGAATTGGCTATGATTACATTACCCAAGTACGTGCAGGCACGTTTCGTAATTCTGGGTATCGTCAGTTATATGGATAATGCTTGTTTGAAATTTGAGCTCATGGGTTGCGAAGAGCCAAAGAAAGAGCCCTTGCTAGGCTACGACTATGGCTATTCACCGTGTGTGGACAATGAACCACCTATCTTCCAGAACTGCCCACAACAACCGATTATTGTGCGTCGCGATGAAAACGGTGCGGTGCTGCCGGTGAACTTCACCGAACCCTCAGCTGTAGACAACTCTGGCTCCATAGCACGTCTCGAAGTCAAACCGCAAAACTTTAAAACACCCTCGTATGTATTCAAAGACACCGTGGTGAAATATGTCGCTTTCGATTATGACGGCAATGTCGCGATTTGTGAGATCAACATTACAGTACCAGATGTCACACCACCACTGCTGCAGTGCCCTCAAAGTTATGTTATCGAATTGGTTGATCGTCAGGAGAGCTATAATGTGAACTTCAACGACACACGTAAACGCATTAAGAGCTCAGATGACTCTGGTGAGGTGCGTCTCACCTATACACCGGAGCACGCTGTAATAACCATCGGCAACTATGAGAACGTCACCGTGACAGCCACCGATAAGTTCAATAATCGCGCCTACTGTTACTTCCAAGTTTCGGTGCAGGCATCTCCGTGCGTGGACTGGGAGTTACAACCGCCAGCGAATGGCGCCATCAATTGTTTACCTGGAGATCGTGGTATTGAGTGCATAGCAACTTGTAAGCCCGGTTTCCGTTTTACTGATGGTGAGCCCTTGAAGTCGTTCTCTTGCGAGACATCGCGCTTATGGAAGCCCACCTCAGTCGTGCCCGATTGCGTATCGGAGAACACCGAGCAGGCCGACTACCAGGTTACTGCTACTGTTACTTATCGTGCAAATGGCGCTGTTGCACAGTCATGTCTCGGCCAATATCAAGATATGCTGTCGCAACACTACTCTGGCTTGAATCGCTTGCTATCGCAACGTTGCTCAGCTGTCAACGTCAACATGAATGTGTCCTTCGTTAAATCGGTTCCGAGTTTATTAGAGGAGAATGTAGTTAAAATGGATTTCATACTCTCTATATTGCCTGCGGTCAGACAACCACAGCTCTACGAACTTTGCGGCTCTACGCTAAATCTTATTTTCGATTTGAGCGTGCCGTATGCCAGCGCCGTCATTGACTCACTCTTGAATATTTCCAATATTGGTAATCAATGCCCGCCACTGCGCGCGTTGAAGAGCAACATATCGCGTGGCTTCACTTGCAGCATCGGTGAAGTGTTAAATATGGACACTAGCGATGTGCCGCGTTGTCTGCATTGCCCAGCTGGCACCTACGTAATTACCGGTCAAAGCGTGTGCACAAACTGCCCCCGTGGCTACTATCAGAACCGTGATCGTCAAGGCACATGCCTGCGTTGTCCCGCCGGCACTTACACGAAAGAAGAGGGTTCTAAGGCGCTGAGTGATTGTATACCCGTCTGCGGCTATGGTACATATTCGCCAACTGGACTGGTGCCCTGTTTGGAGTGTCCACGTAACTCGTATACAGCGGAACCACCCACTGGTGGCTTCAAAGATTGCACAGCTTGTGCGCAAAACTCCTACACCTTCCAACCGGCGGCTTCGACAAAGGATTTGTGTCGTCAAAAATGTGCTCCTGGTTTCTACTCATACACCGGCTTGTCGCCTTGTTCGCCCTGTCCTCTAAACTATTATCAAAGTGCAGTTGGCGCGCAAACTTGCAATGAATGTCCGACCAACATGCGCACCGATGGTCCGGGCGCCAAGGGACGTGAGGAGTGTAAGCCTGTGGTGTGTGGTGAGAGCGCTTGTTTGCATGGCGGTCTGTGTGTGCCGATGGGCCATGGCGTGCAGTGCTTCTGCCCGGCTGGTTTCTCTGGTAGACGTTGCGAGATTGACATCGATGAGTGCGCTTCACAGCCCTGCTATAATGGTGGTTCCTGTACGGATTTGCCACAAGGCTATCGCTGCGAATGCCCGGCTGGTTACTCCGGCATCAATTGCCAAGAGGAAGTGAGTGATTGCGGCAACGACACATGTCCAGCGCGCGCCATGTGCAAGAATGAACCAGGTTATAAGAACTTTACCTGCTTGTGTCGCAGCGGCTACACTGGCGCCGATTGTGATGTAACCATTGATCCCTGCACCGCGAATGGTAACCCTTGCACGAACGGCGCTAGCTGTTTGGCATTACAACAGGGCCGTTATAAATGTGATTGCTTACCTGGTTGGGAAGGCATACATTGCGAACAAAACATCAACGACTGCGCGGAGAATCCTTGTTTGTTGGGTGCGAACTGCACTGATCTCGTGAACGACTTCCAATGTTCTTGTCCGCCGGGCTTTACAGGTAAACGTTGCGAGGAGAAGATTGATTTGTGCTTGTCAGAGCCTTGTAAGCACGGCACCTGCGCAGATCGTTTGTTTGAACACGAGTGCGTCTGTCATCCGGGCTGGAGCGGCGATGGTTGCGATATAAACATTGATGATTGCGCCGCTAGTCCATGCGCCAACGATGGCGTTTGCGTGGACTTAGTGAATGGGTATAGTTGTTCATGTGAACCCGGTTACACAGGCAAGAATTGCCAACATACGATCGACGATTGCGAATCAAATCCTTGCCAGAATGGCGCAACATGCGTGGATCAGTTAGATGGCTTCACATGCAAGTGCCGCCCTGGTTTTGTCGGGCTGAGCTGCGAGGCTGAAATCGACGAGTGTTTGAGTGATCCTTGCAATCCTGTGGGCACCGAACGTTGCCTGGACTTGGATAATAAATTCGAATGTGTGTGTCGCGAAGGTTTCACTGGCTCATTCTGTGAGACGGACATTGATGACTGCGAGACCAATCCTTGCTTGAATGGCGGTCAATGTCGCGATCGTGTTGGCAGCTTTGAATGTACTTGCGCAGATGGTTGGCGCGGTGAGCGCTGCGAGCGTCAAATCACATCGTGTGGTGGACAGTCACCTTGTCAGAATGACGCTAATTGCATCGACTTATTCCAGGATTACTTCTGTGTGTGTCCAAGCGGCACTGATGGCAAGAATTGTGAGACCGCACCAGAGCGTTGCATCGGTAATCCTTGCATGCATGGTGGCATGTGCCAAGATTATGGTTCCGGCTTGAATTGCACATGTCCAGCTGATTTCTCTGGCATTGGTTGTCAATACGAATTCGATGCGTGCGATGCGAATGTATGCCAGAATGAGGCTACCTGCATTGACCATGGCAACGGCTACACCTGCGCCTGTCCACCTGGTTACACGGGCAAAAACTGTGAGGAAGATATTATCGATTGTAAGGACAACTCGTGCCCGCCTGGTGCAACTTGCATAGATTTGACGAATGGCTTCTACTGCCAATGTGCCTTCAATATGACCGGCGACGACTGCCGCAAGACCATACAAGTGGACTACGATTTGTACTTTAGCGATCCTCTGCGTTCCACTGCCGCTCAGGTGGTACCGTTCTACACTGGCGAGTCCAACAGTTTGACCATCGCTATGTGGGTGCAATTCGCGCAAAAAGACGATACTGGCATCTTTTTCACGTTGTACGGCGTACAATCAGCACATATTGCGAACAACCGCCGTCTGCTGCTGCAAGCGCACTCAAGTGGCGTGCAAGTATCTATTTTCGAAGATCTACCCGACGCTTTCCTCTCCTTCGGCGAATACACATCTGTCAACGATGGACAATGGCATCATGTCGCCATATTGTGGGATGGCGTCAGTGGACAGCTGCAGCTGATTACCGAGGGACTCATTGCCAGCAAAATGGAATACGGTGGCGGACGTGCTATGCCGCAATACGCATGGGCTGTACTGGGACGTCCACAACCAGATGACACTAAACATTCGGCTTCTTACGCCGATTCCGGTTTCCAGGGTACAATTACCAAAACGCAAGTTTGGGGACGTGCATTGGATATCACCTCGGAAATACAGAAACAAGTGCGCGATTGTCGGTCCGAGCCGGTCTTGTATCATGGATTGATTCTAAATTGGGCCGGTTATGAGGTGACTTCGGGTGGCGTCGAACGTACGGTACCTTCAATGTGTGGCCAACGTAAATGCCCGAACGGCTATCAGGGACCAAACTGCCAGCAATTGGTTGTGGACAAGGAAGCACCAGTTGTGGAACATTGTCCGGGTGATTTGTGGGTAATTGCCAAGAATGGTTCGGCTGTGGTTACTTGGGATGAACCACATTTCAGCGACAATATTGGCGTAACAAAAATTGTGGAGCGCAATGGCCATCGCCCGGGTACTACGCTACTATGGGGCTCTTATGACATAACATATTTGGCTTCCGATGCAGCAGGCAATACGGCTACTTGCAGCTTTAAGATATCGCTGCTGT CTGAATTCTGTCCACCGTTGGCGGATCCAGTGGGCGGTGTACAAGTCTGCAAAGACTGGGGCGCTGGCGGACAATTCAAGGTTTGCGAGATTTCTTGTAATCCTGGACTACGTTTCTCGGAGGAGGTACCCGACTTTTACACATGTGGCGCGGAAGGTTTCTGGCGTCCAACGCGCGAACCATTCATGCCACTCGTCTACCCGTCATGCTCAC CTGCTAAGCCGGCGCAACGTGTCTTCCGCATCAAGATGCTCTTCCCTTCGGATGTGCTCTGCAACAAGGCCGGTCAAGGTGTATTGCGTCAAAAGGTGACAAACTCTGTCAACGCGCTAAATCGCGACTGGAACTTCTGCTCCTACTCGGTAGAGGGCACCCG CGAATGCAAGGACATCAAAATCGACGTGAAATGCGACCACTACCGCGCTGCTCAAGGCCAACGCGTGAGTCGTCAGGTGAAAGATGGTGGCGTCTACGTAATGGAAGCAGAGATTCCAGTGCTCaa CGATCCGGTCATTCACTCGACCACAGGCGAACGCTCGACAGTCAAGAATCTGTTAGAGAAACTCATCCTGGAAGATGATCAATTTGCGGTGCAAGACATTCTACCCAACACTGTACCCGATCCGGCCTCACTTGAGCTGGGCTCGGAATATGCCTGCCCTGTCGGTCAGGTCGTTATGATACCCGACTGCGTGCCATGCGCCATCGGCACTTACTACGATACGGCCAACAAGACTTGCGTTGCCTGCGAACGCGGCACTTATCAATCGGAAGCTGGTCAACTGCAGTGCAGCAAGTGTCCAGTAATCGCTGGCCGACCGGGTGTCACTGCTGGTCCTGGTGCACGCTCTGCAGCCGATTGTAAGGAACGTTGTCCTGCTGGCAAATACTTTGACTCGGACACAGGATTGTGTCGCTCGTGCGGTCATGGCTTCTATCAGCCCAACGAGGGAGCTTTCAGCTGTGAACTTTGCGGTCTCGGTCAGACAACACGCTCCAGTGAGGCTACCTCGCGCAAGGAATGTCGTGATGAGTGCAACTCCGGTCAACAACTTGGCGTCGACGGTCGTTGTGAACCTTGTCCACGTGGCACTTATCGTACACAAGGCGTACAACCTTCATGCGTTGGCTGTCCATTGGGACGTACTACGCCGAAGGTGGGCGCCAACTCAGTCGAAGAGTGCACGCTGCCCGTGTGCTCACCCGGCACCTACCTCAATGGCACACTCAATATGTGCGTGGAATGTCGCAAGGGCTACTACCAATCAGAGTCGCAACAAACATCGTGCATACAATGTCCGCCTAACCACAGCACCAAGATTACTGGCGCCACTGCGAAATCGGAGTGTACCAACCCCTGTGAGCATATTGCTGAAGGTCGTCCACATTGTGATCCGAATGCCTATTGTATATTGGTACCCCAAACGTCGGACTTCAAGTGTGAGTGCAAGCCTGGCTTCAATGGCACCGGCATGGAGTGCACAGATATGTGTGAGGGTTATTGCGAGAATTCGGGCACTTGCGTGAAGGACCTCAAGGGCACACCCTCATGTCGCTGTATCGGCTCATTTACCGGCCCCCATTGCGCTGAGCGCTCAGAGTTTGCGTACATTGCTGGCGGTATTGCCGGTGCTGTGATCTTTATTATTGTGATTGTGCTGCTGATTTGGATGATATGTGTGCGTTCGACGAAGCGTCGCGATCCGAAAAAGATGCTGACGCCTGCCATCGATCAGACTGGCTCGCAGGTGAACTTCTACTATGGCGCACATACGCCGTATGCGGAGTCCATTGCGCCGTCGCATCACAGCACTTATGCGCACTACTACGATGACGAGGAAGATGGCTGGGAGATGCCGAACTTCTACAATGAGGCATACATCAAGGATGGCGGTG GTCTGCATGGCGGCAAAATGAGTACATTGGCGAGGTCGAACGCCTCGCTCTATGGCACTAAAGAAGACTTATACGATCGACTGAAAC